From Bacillus pumilus, one genomic window encodes:
- a CDS encoding MFS transporter yields the protein MKNKSFYFLLGGQSLANFGDSLYVLVLTILTYQLTNSTLIASMVAVSQFVGQALGAVLIPFFMYQFKLKRLIIYLQMCQIAFFGCLIFIYILQLSTFTIPFFFIIVFFLSLIDGGTIPVRNSMIPRLVEKNFLLKANSYILTSDQIVLLLGWLLGGLFIGILGPQFLLLTTLVLYSLSLISMLFMIDTGAAAKHEQQSESFATRVFSGWKLMYEKPTIRTLTVLEMLSMSGRSIWTGAIILVYVTEVLHQPETWWGFINASYFGGTILGGLLVLRFAKHVEQRLFDHIFYSSVIVAVLTLCLGLNHSAWMSLLFVFLLGPAFQLRSISIRTYVQDTLSEIELPKILSAQHTLSTFIYGMSILVMSTMTDLFGARVVFFINVALFTMSAFLASRLKNEQI from the coding sequence ATGAAAAACAAATCATTTTACTTTTTATTAGGGGGACAATCCCTAGCTAATTTTGGGGATTCGCTATATGTCCTCGTTCTGACCATCCTGACATATCAATTAACAAATTCTACACTGATTGCTTCAATGGTGGCTGTTTCGCAGTTTGTTGGACAAGCCCTTGGAGCGGTACTCATTCCTTTCTTTATGTATCAATTTAAGCTGAAAAGACTCATTATCTATTTGCAAATGTGTCAAATTGCTTTCTTCGGTTGCTTGATTTTCATTTATATTCTACAACTATCAACTTTTACTATTCCTTTCTTTTTTATCATTGTATTTTTCCTGTCTTTGATAGATGGAGGAACCATTCCTGTTCGAAATTCGATGATCCCGCGTTTAGTAGAAAAGAACTTTTTACTAAAAGCCAATAGTTATATCTTAACTTCTGATCAAATTGTTCTTTTACTAGGCTGGCTTTTAGGAGGGCTGTTTATTGGTATTCTTGGACCGCAGTTTCTCCTATTGACGACACTTGTTTTATACAGTTTGTCGCTCATATCTATGCTCTTTATGATTGATACTGGGGCTGCAGCTAAACATGAGCAACAGTCTGAATCATTTGCTACAAGGGTCTTTTCAGGGTGGAAGCTCATGTATGAAAAGCCAACTATTCGAACATTAACGGTTTTAGAAATGCTATCCATGAGCGGTAGAAGTATCTGGACTGGAGCCATTATCCTTGTGTATGTCACAGAAGTCTTACACCAGCCTGAAACATGGTGGGGCTTTATTAACGCAAGCTATTTTGGCGGAACCATTCTAGGCGGCCTGCTCGTGCTGCGGTTCGCAAAGCATGTGGAACAGCGTTTGTTTGATCACATTTTTTACAGTTCGGTGATCGTAGCTGTGCTAACCCTTTGCTTAGGATTGAATCATTCAGCATGGATGAGTTTGTTGTTTGTCTTTTTATTAGGGCCAGCTTTTCAGCTTCGCAGCATTTCCATTCGTACCTATGTACAAGATACACTGAGTGAAATTGAATTGCCCAAAATACTGTCAGCTCAACATACACTATCAACTTTTATATACGGAATGTCCATCCTCGTTATGAGCACCATGACCGATCTCTTTGGGGCAAGAGTCGTCTTTTTTATAAACGTTGCTCTGTTTACTATGTCGGCTTTCCTAGCGTCTAGATTAAAAAATGAACAAATTTAG
- a CDS encoding condensation domain-containing protein, with protein MELALMALEEVDKAAVIDLTDASGEKQLAAYIELKEKELTSFLLRKKLSDQLPAYMVPAYFVVLDELPLTQNGKINRTALPDPLLSQVETAVEWSKETADIEEIIVDTAKDILGHETIEPADHFYQLGGDSIKAIQFIAKLKDKGLYLKTKDLFTYPIFKEMAQVVQQEPVLHISQEQAAGDVKSIPIIEWFWSQRLKDEHFWHQSIIVHSKKKMDERIVQDALKELVIHHDGLRLKVHEATNTLYYDEDIHDIPLMIHDFTALSEENVEEALKDVGCQVKQRTHLYQGPLIQAALCQTDSQSHLIFAAHHLLADGMSWQILVEDLIQLLHAEKVTAEMLPSKTHSYQTFTERMNQYAVSEDVKESFSYWQKAVQHIQPLYQVSSNEGYVRDEVKLTKALSVELTDQLINQANQAYQTQPHELLISALTQACYQQTNQKRISLELEGHGRDAVEEDIDVSRTFGWFTTMYPVNVHVSESLSDHIRAVKETIREVPNKGADYGLLSLINRQLPDHSAPQLRFNYLGEIDQVLKQSSDYEMTYFTSGIDSSLDNPLTTVIDMVATIKGGQLIFHLSFSAKQLCETDMTRLLQEVERQIERLVQHCLEKEGIEFTPSDFETVDMSLEEMDSLFT; from the coding sequence ATTGAACTTGCACTTATGGCACTTGAAGAAGTTGATAAAGCAGCTGTTATTGATCTAACCGATGCATCTGGAGAAAAACAGCTGGCTGCATATATTGAATTGAAAGAAAAAGAGCTGACGTCCTTTTTACTTAGAAAGAAATTATCAGATCAGCTTCCAGCTTATATGGTACCTGCCTATTTTGTTGTACTAGATGAACTCCCGCTTACTCAAAACGGAAAAATCAATCGGACAGCACTGCCTGATCCATTGCTGTCTCAAGTGGAAACAGCCGTTGAATGGTCCAAGGAAACAGCGGACATTGAAGAGATCATAGTAGATACAGCAAAAGACATCTTAGGGCATGAAACGATCGAACCGGCTGATCATTTTTATCAGCTTGGCGGTGATTCCATTAAGGCGATTCAATTTATTGCGAAGTTAAAAGACAAAGGACTCTATTTAAAAACCAAAGATCTTTTTACGTATCCCATTTTTAAAGAAATGGCACAAGTCGTTCAGCAGGAACCAGTCTTACATATTTCACAAGAGCAGGCTGCGGGCGATGTGAAATCGATCCCAATTATCGAATGGTTCTGGTCCCAGCGGTTAAAAGATGAACATTTTTGGCATCAATCCATCATTGTTCATTCAAAGAAAAAGATGGATGAAAGAATCGTGCAGGATGCTTTAAAAGAGCTGGTCATTCATCACGACGGATTAAGGTTAAAAGTACATGAGGCAACTAACACACTCTATTATGATGAAGACATTCATGATATTCCGCTGATGATACACGATTTCACGGCATTGTCAGAAGAGAATGTGGAAGAAGCGCTAAAAGATGTAGGGTGTCAGGTCAAGCAAAGGACTCATCTTTATCAAGGACCATTGATTCAGGCAGCGCTTTGTCAAACTGATTCTCAATCACATCTCATTTTTGCCGCCCATCATCTTTTAGCTGATGGTATGTCATGGCAAATTCTTGTGGAGGACTTGATTCAATTATTGCATGCAGAGAAGGTTACAGCAGAAATGCTTCCTTCTAAAACCCATTCCTATCAAACATTTACAGAGCGGATGAACCAGTATGCAGTATCAGAGGATGTAAAAGAGTCGTTCAGCTATTGGCAAAAAGCGGTGCAGCATATTCAGCCTCTGTATCAAGTTTCTTCAAATGAGGGATATGTCAGAGACGAAGTCAAATTAACCAAGGCATTATCAGTGGAGCTCACGGATCAATTGATCAATCAAGCGAATCAAGCGTATCAAACGCAGCCTCACGAACTGTTAATTTCAGCCTTAACGCAAGCCTGTTATCAGCAAACGAATCAAAAGCGGATTTCTTTGGAATTAGAAGGTCATGGCAGGGATGCTGTGGAGGAAGATATTGATGTATCTAGAACGTTCGGCTGGTTCACCACCATGTACCCTGTGAATGTTCATGTGTCTGAATCTCTCTCAGATCACATACGGGCTGTCAAAGAAACGATACGTGAAGTGCCAAATAAAGGTGCAGACTATGGGCTGCTCTCACTCATCAATAGGCAGCTTCCTGATCATTCAGCGCCGCAATTACGCTTTAACTATCTAGGTGAAATTGATCAGGTGCTGAAACAATCATCTGATTATGAGATGACTTACTTTACATCGGGGATTGATTCGTCATTGGATAATCCGTTAACAACCGTCATCGATATGGTCGCTACCATCAAGGGCGGCCAGCTGATATTCCATCTTTCTTTTAGTGCAAAACAGCTGTGTGAAACAGACATGACGCGGCTATTACAAGAGGTAGAGCGGCAAATTGAGCGTTTGGTACAGCATTGCTTAGAGAAAGAAGGAATCGAATTTACACCGTCTGATTTTGAAACAGTGGATATGTCTCTTGAAGAAATGGATTCATTATTTACATGA